From Brassica rapa cultivar Chiifu-401-42 chromosome A06, CAAS_Brap_v3.01, whole genome shotgun sequence:
aACTGCAATAACATAAGagtagataaatatttaaaagttcaTCTGGTTGTAGACGTACCTCACTAACATCGACGAAGACATCCACTCCGGAGGATGAGGTGGGCATAGCAGCAGTAACAGTCTCCTACATTAGACAccaagagaaagaagataagCGACATTATACAAGCCAAGTATTTTTGCAAATCAGAATAAGTCATAAATTATGGAGATGCAAATTTTGTTACTTTAACATTACCTCAATCAATGATTAAGGACGGTCACTTTTAGGATCACCAGGTGCCGTCTCAGATGGGCATGACTTCTGCAGCCAAAATAACGCCATGTGGTAACCAAGTAAGTTGTGTGTGGAATAATTGCGGCATGACATAGTAATAAGGTGTAAGTAATATAGTATAGTAAATTGTTACAAGTATGGTCATAAGTTACCTTCCTAATAGCTGCATTCCCATCAAGTTCATCAATTTTTGGCGAATCTTCTACATCAACTCTGGTCTCAGCAGTACCCTTATCTCTCTGGCGGGAGGGAGAAGAAGGTCCATGGGTGGGTGACGGAATCGCAGGGCTGTACCCACTAAACAGGTCTCCACCATACATGTTAACTCCGACGGTTCCATTGCGCAGAGTGGCCAACTCAGTCTTAACAAAAGCTTCCACGGCAGCAATAGAAAAATTGGCGGAAGCTACTTCGGTCATCAGCTTGCTGAGTTCTTTGGAAATGTGGTCTTTCATACTGACCATGTAGCCCTCAAACATAGGTAGCAGTTGTGCTTCAAACGCCTCAGCCGCTTATCTAACCAAATCTCCAACACCAGCGGAAGTAGGCCGACCACCAATAGGCGCCTCACCTTCCCTCATTCTTGGTTGGCCTCTTCCTTCTCCAAAGTGGACGACATCGTCACCACCTCCTTGCTGCCTATATTCCCTATAAGTTTCTTCAAGTTCCTGCTCGTCACTCGACTCACTTGGGAGAGGATGACCCTTCTTCGCCTTCACATCATCTGCTTTCACACCACCTACCCATGTGTTGTGTTCAAATGCGTAGTCATCACGAGCTAATGCAACCAGGTGATGAACAACTTCGTCTTCGTTGTCTCCCAATCCACGATACAACTCCTCACCAGCTTCATCTGATCTAATAAGAGATCGCACAAAAGcctgaaaaaattcaaaaccttGTCAATGAAACCGAAGTTCAAGCATAACAAAGAATAACAAGATCAGATGGAATCACAGTAGACCAAAAATTGCATCAAATCAACACATAATAGTAGTTACTACTGTCATACATGGGTAAGTGAATGGAATAATATATGCATACAATGCCGTTCGGAGTGGAAATCAATTTTGGAAATCATACTATGTCACAAAGAGAGCGCAAATACGCAATGATATTCCATAAATCTTCTGCAAAATTACTACACTAAATGTTCCCCAATATAGaacaacaaatctcttgaaaaaaacaaatgatggTGAGCGTCCACTATTTGGCCACAATTGAGCCCAGTTACGAGTGCAAAGTCTTGAATAGCATAACGAATTGGTTTCCCCACGAAAAGCCACCACAGTTCGAAGTCCTTCTCAGTGATCAACTGTCGTGAAAGAAGGTAGTGAAGAAACATAACGAAGAAGGTATGGGACCTCATCTTCAGTACCTGGCCAAACCGTGACGCATTCAACATCGTGAGATCCTCATCCTCTAATGCACTGTTTATTACTTCAATCCAACGAAGATTGAAGTAGTTGTTAACCCTTTTCTTGCCGGTGGGTTCATACCCTGTCTCGAACAATCTACTTGGAAGCTCTAACTCGTCCATAGCAAACCTGAAGAATGAAAATCAAAAGAGTGAAAGAGTGAAGATGGTTCACAGTGGAATATGCAATATAGAAATGACTAATGACTTAAACAAAGTAAGATACGACAACCGAATGGAAAAGCATGTCATGTGAAAGTACTTATCCATATGAAATGGAATATTATGAACCGTATACAATGCTACTCAGTATGAAACAtcccaataaaataaatagataacgTAACATATATATGCGTTCAGAGGGTCATATGCAATATACAAATGTCTAATGAGTTATACAGAAGAAGAACAGGCAACGAAATGGAAAAGCATAGCATGTGAAAGTACTTTTCAATACGAAATGAAATAGTATGAACCGTTAACTATTTCACTCACTAAAGCATTTACCAATGAAATATACAGATGGACCACAGAGATATAAACCCCAAATCAAGCATAACATAATTTAACAACGACACACTGAACCACACCCAAACACAAAGTGAAACAAAGCAAACATGAACGAAAAATGATACTATCATGCATGAAATGGTTGAATGGTATAGGAATACTATTTCATTCTAGATAGAATCCAAATCTGAAATTTCATACTATGTGTAATTGTAGGCCAACTCTTAGCAACAATATTATACACATCTTGGAATAAATTACTACTCCACATAGTTCGCATAATATGTGAAACAATTCAAATTTGAGAAACCCTCACACAACCCGGGAAAACGCGAACCCTAAATCAATTTGACAAAGTCCGATTTTTGAAGACGAAATTCCGTTACCGGAACAATGGGTTTCAACAGGAACGATGATAGAGACTTAACAATTAAAAACTCTAATTTTGCGATGatcgaaaataaaataatagaaacatACAGGAAGCATAGAGGGAAATAACTTACTGTGTTGTCACAGATTCGAAGAAACCGCTGCTCTGTGAAGTTGGAGATGTCCGCTGTGGTACTCCCCTCCGCCGAAAACACGCAGAAAACAGAACCACCAATGCCGTTAAAACTAAAGCCGAGTAGAAGGGAAGACGACGTGAGTAAAAACTGATTGCAATCAGAGGTAGATGCGAAATTTAGGAGCGTATAAGCGGCCGGGAGTTTCCGATTTCCAGAAACAACCGTCGACAAAAGAGATAAGGAGAAGTTGTGTGGAAGAAGGAGAGACACGATTTATTTTGGAAgggtaaaaataatattttttatttatttattttgcagcAGGTTAGCCGGTTAAAAGAAAATGatagtatattattattttgtattattaaCAGTGTATATACATCCGTTAGGTAAAAGTACCACAGGGTAGATTACCGTTTTTTTCATGTCCATAGCCTCTAATTCCCCATGTCTTAATCTAATAGTAAAAAACCCTTAAAACTGGCGGGAATCGCAGTGGTACTACAAGCCCTCACCCCCTTTCTCATCTCTCAGAGATTCAGACCTTAACGcactttttttctttcctcTCTCCCTCTCTTAATTTTCCCGCGCATCGAACAATGAATCGAGGGGGAAAGTCCAAAAAGCGACCGCTTCCGTCGACTACCTTACCGCCGGGGAAACACCGCGCCACGGGTACTCCGTCACCGTCCCCAGTCGTCGGAACCCTAGAAGAAGAATTCGTCGACGAGGATGTGTTCGTCGACGAAATCGACGAGGAATCCCTAATCCTTCGCGATATGGAAGAGCGTGAAGCCCTATCCGCACGCTCATCCACTTGGGCTCGACCTCCTCTCTCACCCGCTTATCTCGCGAACTCGCAGAGTATCAGTATGTTAAAATTGAATTAATTTTTCTAGGGTTTCTTCGATTGCTGGGGAAGTGCTAATTGTTTCGATTTTTTTTGCTCTTAGTTTTTCAGCAATTGGAGATTGATTATGTAATCAAGGAGATTCATAAGGAGCTTTTACCTGGTTCATCTGGGCAAGCTGCAGTCATCAGGATCTTCGGGGTAACCAGAGAAGGTATCTATTTAACCATTCTTGACGCGATTTGTAAATCGAGAGGCTTATTGATGAACTGTTGTGTTTCCAGGTCATAGTGTGTGTTGCTTTGTTCATGGGTTTGAGCCTTACTTTTACATTGCTTGCCCTCCTGGAATGGGCCCAGACGATATCTCTCGTTTCCATCAGAGTCTTGAGGTATTAAGCTCAAACAAAATCTCTGAGATTGTTctagtttttttcttaacattCATTGATTAATTCAGGGAAGGATGAGGGAATCCAATAAGAATGCCAACGTTCCGAAGTTCGTACGTCATATAGAAATGGTGCAAAAGAAAAGCATTATGTATTACCAACAGCAAAAGTCCCAAACTTTTCTCAAGATTACTGTTGCGTTACCGACTATGGTGGCTAGCTGTCGCGGTATGGTTTTCCAAATGTTTTGTGCTTTATGTGTCTACTATCTGCTTtacttgttttcttttgttctgaATGCAACTATTACATTGGCAGGCATCCTTGATAGAGGCATACAGATTGATGGACTGGGTATGAAGAGTTTCCAAACTTACGAGAGCAATATTGTTTTTGCTCTCCGTTTCATGGTTGACCGCGATATCGTGGGAGGAAACTGGATCGAAGTGCCTGCTGGGAAATATAAGAAGGACGCAAGGACTTTGTCTTACTGCCAATTGGAGTTTCATTGCCTGTATCCTCATCTTAGTTCTCTGAGTTTCCTTTTCGAAGCAAGATTGTGTGTTGTCACAGTAACAGATTCTAGTTTATGTCATCACTTTCTTTAACATGGGGTTAAGGTACTCAGATTTGATCAGTCATGCTCCAGAAGGTGAATACTCAAAAATGGCTCCATTCCGTGTGCTAAGTTTCGATATTGAGTGTGCTGGTCGTAAAGGACACTTTCCAGAGGCTAAGCATGATCCTGTGATCCAGGTTAGCTGTTTTTGCTATGATTTTGTATCTCAATATTTGATCCCTTTGATATCATCCCTCTGAAAACAACATTCTCATTGCTTTTCTAGATAGCCAATCTTGTAACTCTTCAGGGAGAGGATCAACCATTTATACGCAATGTCATGACTCTTAACTCATGTGCTCCAATCGTAGGCGTAGATGTTATGTCTTTTGAAACAGAAAGAAAGGTCTTACTAGCTTGGAAGGTAATTCGTTTTACCTCTTTCATTACCATCTTTCTCTTACAGTTTACCctttctataatataaaatttccGGAAGGACTCGGTAAATGATTTAGTTAACTTTATGTTGGCACTGGAATTTTGTGGTGGGTTTGGTGAAGCATTTATTCTGCTGATGGGTAAGATGTATTGGTTGCAGGATTTTGTTCGTGATGTTGATCCTGATATCATCATTGGCTATAACATCTGCAAATTCGATTTACCTTATCTGATTGAGGTACTTGAACATTGAcctctgtttttttattttcggATCATCTGGTTAAAAGAAGCGTGCTGTTACATTTCTTGAGCATTCTATGTATTATGTTGATATGTTCTACTGCGCTGAATGGTACATGAATATCACGAATCTTTACCTGGAAAATATGCTGTTTTCTGATTCTCAGAGAGCTGCAGCACTGGGAATCGAGGAATTTCCTCTTCTTGGTCGTGTAAAGAACAGTAGGGTCCGGATGAGGGACTCAACGTTTTCATCAAGGTAATGTAGGAGTAACTGGTTCTTGCAAACTGCCATCATTTTCCCTGCTTCATCCCTTTCGTGGCTCATGAGTTCTCTACACTCAGTTCGCTTAATATATTACTTCCCATAGTAACACGTACCATGTTTCAGACAACAAGGAACAAGGGAAAGTAAGGAGACCACAATTGAAGGACGATTTCAGTTTGACCTTTTTCAGGTTCCTGTCCCGGGcatattatttttgttgatCCCTTCTTAGATTTCTTACTTGTAGTTCCTTGCAAAGACATCAACTTACCCCTTCTTTCATTTGTTGCAGGCTATTCACAGAGACCACAAATTAAGTTCCTATTCGCTGAATTCTGTCTCAGCTCACTTTCTATCCGAGCAGGTGAAATGAGTAATCACGCTTAGACTTTTAGATTATTTCCCTTTTGCTGTGTGGCTAACATGATTGTCTTCTACAGAAAGAGGATGTCCACCATTCTATAATAACCGATCTTCAGAATGGGAATGCGGAAACCAGGAGGCGTCTTGCTGTTTATTGTTTGAAGGTACCTACTTTTTTTTATTCTGGAGTATTGTTGCATTGCCTGCTGTTAGACATATAGAAGAGTTTCTAAGTAGTTTTCAGGCTTGTCTTATTAGCTTAAGATCCTATTGCATGTTGTCACAagatttttcctttttgttttagGGATCATTTTGTTAATTGCAGAAACTAGGTGGTCTCATTATTTATGGTCTCAGTTATTTTTTCTCTGTTAATAGTCAACCACTTGAATCTtatgaaaatgtaaaaacttaACTACGATCTTCTTTGCTGTTACAGGATGCATATCTCCCTCAGCGGCTTCTCGACAAActgatgtgtatatataattatgtcgAAATGGCTCGTGTGACTGGTGTTCctatttcttttcttcttgctaGAGGACAGAGTATCAAGGTAGGTCTCAACTGACACTTGGATTAAATATCAGTTGAGTATGGTGACTGATATTTTGTATCGCAACATTTTGTTTCTAGGTTCTATCTCAGCTTCTTAGGAAAGCTAAACAGAAGAACATGGTTCTTCCGAATGCTAAACAGTCAGGGTCTGAACAAGGAACTTTTGAAGGCGCAACTGTAAGTTGGTTTACGGGTGTAACATTTACTTTCTTCCTCTCGTTTGtattagtttctatattttgaGAAAGCACATGGCAGTGATCTGTTTCTGGATGTTTAAAATGATAACCAGGTTCTAGAAGCAAGAACAGGTTTCTATGAAAAGCCAATTGCAACTCTGGATTTTGCTTCATTGTACCCGTCAATTATGATGGCATATAATTTGTGCTACTGCACCTTGGTAATTCTTTTAGGcattttctttttaagttttatttattttatcatccTTTGTTCATACATCTTACTAATTTGCGATAATTATTTCCCATATTCTTATCTTTGTAGGTGACACCTGAAGATGTGCGCAAACTGAATCTTCCACCTGAGCATATCAATAAAACTCCATCAGGGGAAACATTTGTTAAGCAAAGTTTACAAAAGGTTGCCACTTTTTGGATTGATTATTCTCAAATTCTGTTGGGTACTTTCTTCAGGAAATACATCAGTTTACGAGCAAAACGAATAATTTATTTCAGGGTATACTTCCAGAGATTCTTGAAGAGCTCATTACTGCCCGTAAAAGAGCTAAAGCAGATTTAAAGGTTACTTGTGATTCTGAAGAAACTCTTGTCATATGTGCATACTTATATGCAGTTTTTAACAATTACTAGCAAAACTGGTATTGTCTAATAGGAGGCTAAGGATCCGCTTGAGAAGGCTGTTTTAGATGGTAGACAATTGGCATTAAAGGTAAACTTCTTACTGCCAGTTTATTTATATTGCGCATTCAGgaaaattgattaatattttcggaaattatgaaaaatatttcccTGTAATTTATCCTTTTCTGTTGTTGTCTCAGATCAGTGCAAATTCTGTCTACGGGTTTACAGGAGCCACTGTTGGGCAGTTACCTTGCTTAGAAATATCATCAAGCGTGACTAGCTATGGTATTTCATTTGTGAACGCTACAAATTGTGTAGACACGTACTTTTCTATGATTAATCTGATGAATGTCTATCTTTTTGAAGGTCGTCAGATGATTGAACAAACAAAGAAATTCGTGGAAGATAAATTCACAACATTGGGAGGGTATGAATACAATGCAGAGGTACATTTTCAATTGATTAAATCGTGTTATTGAAAAGTCTGACTGAAGCATAAACTTGGTCttagatttttttgaatttgatgGACAAATAATGTATTAGGTCATTTATGGAGACACGGATTCAGTCATGGTGCAATTTGGCGTACCGGATGTAGAAGCTGCGATGACCTTGGGGAAGGAAGCTGCAGAATATATTAGTGGAACTTTTATCAAAGTGAGTGATTAGTTTTGCTAGGAGCATATTGTAAACTTCTCTTTAATCCATGGGAGGTCTGGAAGATTACATGATATTTTGAATGCAAATTCTAACAGGCTAATCGTTTTTCGTTTCTTGATTTTGTATGATGTCGTAAAGCCTATCAAATTGGAGTTTGAGAAGGTTTATTTTCCATATTTGCTGATCAACAAGAAGAGGTATGCTGGTTTGGTGTGGACTAATCCTCAAAAGTTTGACAAAATGGACACCAAGGGAATCGAGACAGTACGAAGGGATAATTGTTTACTGGTTAAGAACCTTGTCACTGAGAGTCTTAACAAAATACTAATCGATAGAGATGTTCAAGGCGCAGCTGAGTATGTTAAAAATACAATTGCGGATCTTCTCATGAACCGTATCGACTTATCACTTTTGGTGATTACTAAGGTACATTAATATGTTTTGCTTGGTATGGCATTCCTTTAACATTGATATGTTTTCGCTTTATCTGGAACCAAGAAACATATGAGAttctttaaaattatgtttCCCCCGATTATTAACTGTTAGGCTACTGAACAGGAAGCTCAAATTAGTGATGCTTTGATTCATTAGAAGTCTTTAGATCTGATTGTAAAGCATTCATTTTTAGCAGTCTTTTGGAATCGACCTATATGCTACTGATGCGTTTCTCAAATCATAGGGTCTAACTAAAACAGGAGATGATTATGAAGTTAAATCAGCTCATGGTGAGCTTGCTGAACGCATGCGTAAGGTTTGTGTTACTCTTTATCACTTTTTGTTTATCTATGATTTGCAATTATTTAGTGTTTCTTAATCTACATGTTAACATAACTCTTGACTAGCGTTTAACATAAGTCTTGACTAGTTTCCATTCATCATCAAAATATATGAATAAGACGTCTGTAGGGGAAATTTCATTCCTTTACTTTCTCTAGTTTCAGCATCACATTGACATACACCCTCAaactgaaaaatgaaaaatgctaaagtttgattttgtttttggcTTTTAAAATACCTATCTGATTCTTTAAGTGTCATCTAGTAGGTGCACAAGTGCAGGGATATTTTTCCTTCATTCACGTTTTTGTGAATATATGATATTATTCTGTTTTACAGAGTCTGATGATCTATCATGTGAAATTTGACAGAGGGATGCTGCTACAGCGCCAAATGTTGGCGACCGGGTACCATATGTTATTATTACAGCAGCCAAAGGTGCCAAGGTAGctttcatatcaaccttacttTATCTTTTCCGCAAGATGTGGAGATCATTTCTATTCTACCTACTTATGTCATTTTGATGCCAAATAGGGTTATGAAAAGTCAGAAGATCCGATCTACGTACTTGAGAATAACATCCCTATAGACCCAAAGTATTACCTAGAGAATCAGATTAGCAAGGTAAGTTAGAAATGGGGATTGCCTATAAGTTTCTTTATCTACTTTTTTATTCTGGTGCGGGGGAGGTTAAAGAAGATGTTGTTTTCAGCCGCTTCTTAGGATTTTTGACCCGGTCTTAAAAAACGCTAGCAGTGAACTTCTCCATGGAGATCACATGAGGTCAATATCAATTACTACTCCTTCGAACAGCGGCATAATGAGATTTGCCAAGAAACAACTGAGCTGTGTTG
This genomic window contains:
- the LOC103873814 gene encoding DNA polymerase delta catalytic subunit; protein product: MNRGGKSKKRPLPSTTLPPGKHRATGTPSPSPVVGTLEEEFVDEDVFVDEIDEESLILRDMEEREALSARSSTWARPPLSPAYLANSQSIIFQQLEIDYVIKEIHKELLPGSSGQAAVIRIFGVTREGHSVCCFVHGFEPYFYIACPPGMGPDDISRFHQSLEGRMRESNKNANVPKFVRHIEMVQKKSIMYYQQQKSQTFLKITVALPTMVASCRGILDRGIQIDGLGMKSFQTYESNIVFALRFMVDRDIVGGNWIEVPAGKYKKDARTLSYCQLEFHCLYSDLISHAPEGEYSKMAPFRVLSFDIECAGRKGHFPEAKHDPVIQIANLVTLQGEDQPFIRNVMTLNSCAPIVGVDVMSFETERKVLLAWKDFVRDVDPDIIIGYNICKFDLPYLIERAAALGIEEFPLLGRVKNSRVRMRDSTFSSRQQGTRESKETTIEGRFQFDLFQAIHRDHKLSSYSLNSVSAHFLSEQKEDVHHSIITDLQNGNAETRRRLAVYCLKDAYLPQRLLDKLMCIYNYVEMARVTGVPISFLLARGQSIKVLSQLLRKAKQKNMVLPNAKQSGSEQGTFEGATVLEARTGFYEKPIATLDFASLYPSIMMAYNLCYCTLVTPEDVRKLNLPPEHINKTPSGETFVKQSLQKGILPEILEELITARKRAKADLKEAKDPLEKAVLDGRQLALKISANSVYGFTGATVGQLPCLEISSSVTSYGRQMIEQTKKFVEDKFTTLGGYEYNAEVIYGDTDSVMVQFGVPDVEAAMTLGKEAAEYISGTFIKPIKLEFEKVYFPYLLINKKRYAGLVWTNPQKFDKMDTKGIETVRRDNCLLVKNLVTESLNKILIDRDVQGAAEYVKNTIADLLMNRIDLSLLVITKGLTKTGDDYEVKSAHGELAERMRKRDAATAPNVGDRVPYVIITAAKGAKGYEKSEDPIYVLENNIPIDPKYYLENQISKPLLRIFDPVLKNASSELLHGDHMRSISITTPSNSGIMRFAKKQLSCVGCKVPISTGTLCARCKGREAELYCKNVSQVSDLEELFGRLWTQCQECQGSLHQDVLCTSRDCPIFYRRMKAQKDMATAKQQLDRWSF